The Vulpes vulpes isolate BD-2025 chromosome 1, VulVul3, whole genome shotgun sequence genome contains the following window.
GATATACGAATTCAAAAACAATCTCAAAATCCTAGTGGCAAATTTTGCATACATCGAGAAATCCATCCTAAAACTGATATGGAATTTCAAAGGACTCTAAATAGCCCAAACTATCTTGAaatagaagaacaaagttggagggcttatacttcctaatttcaaagctgtaaagctacagtaattaaaacagtgtgatactggcataaagacagacatatagaccaatatAATAGAACAGAGAGCTGAGAAAATAAGCCTTTACATATATAGTCAGTTGATTTTTGGCCAGGATGCCAAGATCATCTCATGGGGAAAGGACATGCCTtccaacaaatgatgctgggaaatcCAGATATTCATATGCACAAGAATTAATTAGAACCCGaccttatatcatacacaaaaattaccttaaaatgGATCAGATTCTTAAATTTAAGACCTAAAACTAAAACACAATTGACAATCTTGACATttgatttggcaatgatttctttttttcttttttttttttttttaagattttacttatttattcatgagagacacagagagaggcagagacacaggcagagggagaagcaggctccacgcagggagccctacacggaCCGatcccggtctctaggatcacaccctgggctgaaggcggcgttaaaccgctgagctacccgggctgcctgcaAAGAGATTTTAATATGACACAAATGTCTTTCATTTTGGTTAGAAAGTGatagtttatttaacaaatgattcTGGAAAAATTGACtatgaagatgaaataagattttaagattatttatttagagaatgtGCCCGTGGGcgaggggagaggggcaaagggagagggggagagagaatctcaaaccgactgtgctgagccgggagcccaaggcagagggcaatctcaggatcctgagatcatgacctaagctgaaatccaGTTGGtcgctgaaccgactgagccacccaggtccccaaagATGAAATCAAATTTTAGATCCCTACACCATAGCAAAAGTGAATTcaagattaattaaaaattacaagtagaaaaaaataataataaaaaaaaaacaaaaattacatgtggagggacgcctgggtggctcagtggttgggctcctgctttttgctcaggtcgtgatcccgggatccaagatcgagtccggcattgggctccctgtgaggagcctgcttctccctctgcctgtctctgtttctctctctcagtctgtgtctctcatgaataaatgaatacatctttaaaaaaatacatgtggaaaaacacaattattttaccaaaaaaaaaaaaaaaaagaatatttgttttactttggCATGGGAAGAACTTTCAAAGCATGACAGAAAACACAAGAgccactttatttattatttttaaaagattttattttttcatgagagatacagagagaggcagagggagaagcaggctccatgcagggagcccgatgcaagactcgatccccggacctggggatcactccctgagccaaaggcagatgctcaatcgctgagccactcaggcatcccagcacAAGAGCCCCTTTAAAGGAACAGTTGCACAAATTGACTAAAAATTTTgcatagcaaaaaataaataaaaaatatatattcacaaaataaacagTAGACCAAAGAGATAGTTGCAACAGACATAACAGAAGGTTGTATCTCTACTATGCAGAAGTGAAATGTATAGGGAAATGTAATGACCACacagaaaatttcaaagaggaaatccaaatattcaataaacacaAAGAATGCTCAACTTCATTAGTACGTCAATGCAGGCTAAAGCAACTAAAAACTAGTGCTTGTCCCTTATTAGATGGCAGGAAAAAGAAGCACATTGCTTTTTAGAAGATATGGGTAGCAGgactcagttgttttttttttttttttaactttttttctttttaaaggtttatttatttgttcatgagagacacaaaggcagagacacaggcagagggagaagcaggctccatgcagggagccggatgcaagactcgatccccggacccctggatcatgacctgagccaaaggcaggcgctgaatggctgagccacccaggcgtcccaggactcagtttttttttttttttgtttaaaaattttaaatagggatccctgggtggcgcagcggtttggtgcctgcctttggcccagggcgcgatcctggagacccgggatcgaatcccacatcgggctcccggtgcatggagcctgcttctccctctgcctgtgtctctgcctctctctctctctctctgtgactatcataaataaaaatttaaaaaaaataaaataaaaattttaaataatgggaatcaatccctgggtggttcagtggtttagcgcctgtcttcggcctagggcgtgatcctggaaacccaggatcgagtcctgcatggggctccctgcatggaaccggcctctctctctctctgcctctctctctctctctctctctctcctctgtctctcatgaataaatgaaaaatcttaaaaaaaaaagaacactttaaagACAGGTCAttttacatattcattcattcagtcagttaACAAATACTCATTGTACCACATGCTGggaatacagaaaaaagaaaattgataaatatcCCTGCTTTTGTGGAGgtgacattttaaaggaaaaggcagagaattgggtttgaggaaaaaaaggggaGATGTTGAATAAGCAGGTGTGATAggaatagagatttaaaaaatgggaaccCTCTGTTCAGACGCTGCATTTAAGACAGAAAGCCCTACGTTCAAATCTCAGCAGACAGTCACAGTCTTCAAAGCCTGTCTATAGAGTGGAAATAATGGCACAGCTTTCCACACGGCTCCGCTACCGCCCCCTTTTGGCCTAGGGAAGCTCCTGTTAAGGTTGGAACCTCGAAGGCACGAACGTACCGTCGCGAACGCCTAGGCTGAAGCCAGGGCAGCCATATTGGTTCCGGGAGGACGGGAGGCGTTGCGACCGCTGCCATTTTCAGTTAGGGCAGTAGCGGACTTCCGGGCACCATCTTGAGTGACAGCAGAGGCGGAGCTCTGCTGACATGTTCGTTAAGGGCCGGACTCCCAGGGCACCTCCCCGAGAGCGACTAAACGCTAACGGCGGCGGGCGGAGGCCTGCAGCCGTAGCCCCGCCCCCTGCGCTGGGCTCCACCTCCCGGCCCCACTTCCGCCGGGTGAGCGTCTGTCGGCGTCGCTGCCGTAAGGCGGGCCGGAGGTTTGCCGCATCACGGAAGATGGCGGCCACGGCGGTAAACGGGGCGCCGGGCGCCTCGGGCTCGGGCCCTGCGGCGGCCTCGGGCGCAGTCCTGCAGGTCGCGGCCGGCATGTACGAGCAACTCAAGGGCGAGTGGAACCGTAAAAGCCCCAATCTTAGCAAGTGCGGTGAAGAGCTTGGCCGTCTCAAGGTAGGGCTCGGCGGGGGCGGCTACGAGGGGTCTAGACCTAGCCGAGTTCCCGGCCGCGGGCGAGACCGGGGGGGGCCGGGGGATCCTGTAGGGCGGAGGATTCGGAACCGCCAAAGTGCGGGCTTAGAGGGGTGAAGAAGTGAGAGGGGCTTGGGAGGGATCACACACGCCCCGCGGGGGGCGACGGGGGGCCGggcagtgatggaaatgttgaGGCACAGCCGAGGGAGGGGTTAAAGTTTTGGTGTTTGGGGAGGCCTAGCTGGCTGGAGCGGCAGGATGGGAGTGTTGGGAGTTTTTCTGATGGGGGGTTCTTGACGAGAACAAGTGGGGAGTGAGGACTGGACAGagtgatgaaagaaagaaggctGAGATGAAGGATTGTGTGGTTAGGCCAGACCAGATCAGGGTCTGAGAGATCTGGGGCTTAGGGGCACATGAGGGGGGCAGCCGAGTTTTGAGGACAGGACTGAAACTAGAAAAAATAGTCTCATAGGAGAGGACCAGAATGGTGCTCAGGGTGCTTCAGACCAAACGTGTTTGGAAAAGAGTACAAGTATTGTGGGCTGAGCTAAGTCCCTGTGTCTGATAAGTGATGTGTGGGCTGGGCAACTGGGGGATGGATGGTAGCTCCCTTTCCTTCCAGGTGTAGATTTGGGGGTGGATGGGAGGTGTATTTGGGCCCAACCCAATAGCGTGTGGAAAAGATACGCCAGGAATTGAAGATGCTAGCATTTTCAGGCATGGAGTGTGTCTGCTGTTTACCCAGTGGGGCTATTAATATttgtaacatgaaaaaaaaaaatatttgtaacatgaGGTCATCGGGAATGGGCACTCAGTGTGCCCAGGCCGTGTTCTGAGCGCTTTCTGAGGACTGACTCCTTTAAAACTCGTAACAGCTTTGAGTCAGGGATGATGATTAGTTCCATTTCCTAGGTGGGAAAACTTAAAGCTTAGCAAAGGTGAGTAACCTGTTCTTGAGgtcctgtcttctttctttccttcctcccctgctctcctGTAAGCTGGTTCTGCTGGAACTCAACTTCTTGCCAACCACAGGGACCAAACTGACCAAACAGCAGCTCATTCTGGCCCGTGAGTGTCTTTGGGGCTGGTGGGGGGTGATGGGATGACCACCAGGAGTGGTGGTTGGGAAGGGACTTGGGCACCTCCTAAGAACTTGCTCTGTCACTCACAGGTGACATTCTGGAGATTGGGGCCCAGTGGAGTATCCTGCGCAAGGACATCCCCTCCTTCGAGCGCTACATGGCCCAGCTCAAATGCTACTACTTTGATTACAAGTGAGGATGGGGCCTGTCCCGATTGGGTAGGGGTAGGGGGTTATATGGtagatttttgggtttttttcttcggTCACTGGTTCTCCAGCTACTCAAGTCATCTTCCTTCACCTAGGACCTCCCTCTTCGCCTAGTTCTGTCCTCAGAGGCTACAGAGTCTAGGAGTGGTCCTGGAGGTCCTTATCCTGGGATTTACCGCCTAGTCTCTGTTGGCCTCCAGTGTGTTCCCCTCTCCACGTTCCTGCACCACATTTCCACTCCCCACTGAGCTACTGTTACCAAACTTTCCTGCGGCCTCCAATGCTGTATCAGCCCTGACCTCTCTAGCTCTGCCTCCCCTGTCCCAGCCCTGACCCCTCCTGCCTGTGCtcctcccatcccacccctgTCTCTCCCATTGGCCTCCTAAAGTCAGAGGGGTCTTGGTCACTGCTGTGTTTCAGTACTGCCTAGCACAAGGGTGGGCCCAGAGCAGGGATTCAGTGAATATGGTTGAATATAGAACTTAATGGTTTTGAACTCAGTTGTGCTTGCATGGGTTAATGATTAATGATTAAGAATTTGGCATCAGAAGTGAGACAAACCTGAGATTGAAACTAATTTTGCCCCTTCCTATGTGGTCTTGGGCAAATTGCTTCACCtccctatgcctcagtttccttcataAAGTGAGGGTGATAACTCTAAATATCATAATCCTAGCTAACACACAATATTTATTTGAGCCAAGTACTATTCTGATCACTGTACTTGGGTTAAGTCATTTAATTCACTTAACTCTTACTCTCTTGACCTACCTTCTAAGAGATGGACGCTGTGGTAATACTCATTTTATagttagggaaactgaggctgagtcAGTTTACTGAAGTGAGGTCACCTACTTGGGCCCATATgacttgtgatttcttcttgcctctctgggcttcagtttcatTTGAAAACCTAGGACCCAATACCTCTCCAAGGAGATAGCATGGGGCAGTCAGGGTCCCTGGAGCCTGGAGTGTGGTGGCTTGTAGGTTCGTAAGCCCTCCTTATGTTGATTCCCCCACCCTGGTCCACAGGGAGCAACTCCCCGAGTCAGCCTACATGCACCAGCTCTTGGGCCTCAACCTCCTCTTCCTGCTATCCCAGAACCGGGTAGCTGAGTTCCACACAGAGTTGGAGCGGCTGCCTGCCAAGGACATCCAGACCAATGTGTACATCAAGCATCCTGTGTCCCTGGAGCAAGTGAGGCTggggaatggggggaggggaaggatctGAAGGGAGAGGTGCAGGTATAGACATTAGGGAAGATTTCTTGGAGGAGTGGGCAGGGTTCACTTGTCTTTTAGCCCGGGGACTCATTTATCCAACAGCTCTTGAGCTCCAGCCACATAGTATATACTGTGGTTGGTTTTCAGACTGTACTGCAAACAAAACAGATTAGAATCCCTGATCTGGCGGGCGTGATGAGAAAGCAGACAGTAAACAAAAAGATTAAGTAATCTATGTGGTCTGTCAGATgttaagtgctatggagaaaaagggGAGAGTTGGGGCAGGGGTGAGTTTTTTGGTAGGGTGGTCAGGGAAAGCCTTGCTAAAAAGGTGAAATTTGAGAAAGATTTGAAAGGGGTGATGAACCCAACCACGTGGACatctgggggtgggtgggagtgaaCCAAGTAGAGGAGCAGCCAGTCCAAGGTCCCAAGGCAGAAACATGCCTGTTGTGGCTGAGGGTAAACAATGAGGACAATATTTCTAGAACAAGGTGAGCATGGTCAGAGAAGAGCTTTAGTATGTACTCTAAGGTTAGGAAGTAGTTCCTCAAGTTGAGGTCTCATGGGAGGATTTTGCTATGGTGAGGATGGGAACGAGCAGTTATAGCAGGCAGCACAGTTGGGCAAAGCTCTGTCTCCCACCTGTGATTGGAGAATAGATAAGATAAATAGCTACCAGCCAGGGCAGGttggagaaagagagtgtgtgtgtgtgtgtgtgtgtgtgtgtgtacagatcagggagggcttcctggaagaggaggtGCTCAGTCTGCATGGGGAATGCATGACTGTATGCTAAGAGTGTTCTAGCAGAGGGGATTATGGAGGCACTAGGAATGTGGTGAGCCCTCAGCTTGTAGGCCCCTTGTGCTacctcttcctcatcctctttTTCCGCCCCACCCTGGCCTCTACAGTACCTGATGGAGGGCAGCTATAACAAGGTGTTCCTGGCCAAAGGCAACATCCCTGCTGAGAGCTATACCTTCTTCATTGACATCCTGCTTGACACGATCAGGTATGTGGGGAGCAGGGTCCTGTGGTGGACAGAAGGAGCttggactctggagtcagacagcccTGAGTTGAATCCCGTTCTGGCCTCTTATGGTCTGGAGAGGCTGGGCACGTCAGTTCTCTTTTTCTACGAACTGGAACTTGTCATGAGATTGTGGAAAGCAGCTCTCATCTCACTGTGGGCTGTTTATCTGTATGCCCATATGATCCAGGGATGGGCTTGGCACCCAGACAGCGCTCAGCAGACAAGAACCAAGCTGCCTGTCTTAGAAGTACTCCAGTGCACGAGGCATATGACCTCACCTCAGGTCACCTAAGCtctgcaaccctcagtttcctcttccttAGAGTGGGGCCATGAAGTCCTGCTCAGAGGTGGAGCCGTGCACAAGTGACATGGCATGCGTAGGTGGATGACATTTACACATCCCTTGAGGAATAAAAGGGCCTGGGTGGTGGCAAAGCTAGTTCATGGAGGCAAAGTGCCAGACGGAGATGAGTTTCCATTTCTTGGATGGCAAAACCAAGCCCGGAGATGTGGTGGGAGTGACAAGGGATAGTTTAGTGAgtttaggttatttatttttttatctctgaAAAGTTATTtcaattcagttaattaacaagtaatgtattattggtttcagaggtagaggtcagtgattggtcagtcttatataatacctaagttatttttaattaagtactTTGGCTTTCCAAAATGAATAGAGAGTAATATATAATGTGTGTCTGCATACCTGCCACTTGGTCTAAGAGATAAAATACCTCAGAAATGGATGCACACTCcctgttactatttttttccccagagctAACCCCTTCTTCATTTTCAGTGACTTGATCCTTTTTCTACTTCAGTATTGATCTTGATGCCTCGTAACAGGTAGCAAGAAACCCTCTCAGGATCAGATCTAGAAATGGGGTACAGCACCCTTGTGTGTGTAGCAGGGGAGGAAGGGTTCTGTAAAGAGATCCCTTCATGTGAATCCCAGGCGGGGTTTCAGACAGCCTAAAGTCCTCCTGGCTGGGGGTGGGATTCAAGAGTTTGGGCCCAGTAGTCTGAGAGATCTGGACCCTGCCGTGGCCCTGGGTTTGCACCTCTGCTCAAGCTACTCTCTCTCCCCAAGCCTTGAGCAGGGCAGGAAGCACGTACCAGCCATCGGTGCTGAACTGAAGGGTCATGCAGGTCAGACCTGGGAGGACAAGGCCTGGAGAATTGTCGGTGCTCAGTAATGAGAGTCTCATCTTTCCCCAGGGATGAGATTGCTGGGTGCATCGAGAAGGCCTATGAGAAAATCCTTTTCACTGAGGCCACCCGGATCCTCTTCTTCAACACACCCAAAAAGATGACGGACTACGCCAAGAAGGTGGCTGGGATGCAGGGCAAGGGGCCGTGGGGCCAGGGGTGTACTCgcaatgggggggaggggggaggaacgCTGGAGCAAGACTGCACATTTAaatccagctgtgtgacctcaggcggGTTGCTGA
Protein-coding sequences here:
- the PSMD8 gene encoding 26S proteasome non-ATPase regulatory subunit 8 gives rise to the protein MFVKGRTPRAPPRERLNANGGGRRPAAVAPPPALGSTSRPHFRRVSVCRRRCRKAGRRFAASRKMAATAVNGAPGASGSGPAAASGAVLQVAAGMYEQLKGEWNRKSPNLSKCGEELGRLKLVLLELNFLPTTGTKLTKQQLILARDILEIGAQWSILRKDIPSFERYMAQLKCYYFDYKEQLPESAYMHQLLGLNLLFLLSQNRVAEFHTELERLPAKDIQTNVYIKHPVSLEQYLMEGSYNKVFLAKGNIPAESYTFFIDILLDTIRDEIAGCIEKAYEKILFTEATRILFFNTPKKMTDYAKKRGWVLGLNNYYSFASQQQKPEDTTIPSTELAKQVIEYARQLEMIV